The nucleotide sequence caggtcttagatttaagtctgtaAACCATTCAGTCTAGCAGGGAgtgcatttactttttattatctgtctccctcTGCTAGAAAGTCAGctccatgtgatttttgtctgtttagtTCACAGATGTACCTCAAGGGCCCAGGATGGTGCCTGCGCCATAGTAGGGGCCCAAAACTTTGATGACTGTGTGACTACAGCCTAGTTTAAGAATGGAGGGGATAATTTAAAAGCAGTAGAAAGGAATGTAAGTGAGAAacaattttgaagaataattGACAGAACAAGGCGATTCAAAGACAAAGGAGAAGAAGAGAGCCAAGATGACATATTTCAAGTATGGATAATgctggaggaaaaaaattaagatataaatcTTTGTAGATGTGAGGAACGAAGAAGCAAGGTTAGAGTCTGTCTTGCACAAAAGAAGTGGAAGGTCTAGACTTGAAACTTATAGAAAATTCCACGAAGTACAAAGTAAAATCGAGCCAGTAAAATAACAAAGATAGAATAAATGACTCTAGAAGAGTGAAGGTAGAATAAATAATTGGTGAAGTTGGACTAGAGCCAACATTTCCCAGAGGataaaatataaaccaaattATTGTGAGcctaatatatacatacatacatacatctatatatgttttatatatattatcacATTCAGTTCAAATGAGGTTGTTTAGAAAATTACTTGCTCTTCTGCACATATACCAGGCTTCCTCCTCCATAGAGCCTTATCTCTAGCGGCTTCCTCTGCCTAGAATACACTTATCTAGGTACTCCTTGGGCAATTGTCTTGAGAAAGATGATCATGCCGTTTACTGCTTGATAAATGAACATACAATGCAGCACACTAGTTTCCCTCTAGATTTATATCCTCACCCCTCAAATGAGTAGTCACACTGCTTGGAAATCCTACTGCATTTCTCTTGTAAATgaaccttccttcttttttttttttttttttttgagacagagtcttcctctgtcaccaggctggactgcagtggcccaatctcggctcattgcaaccgccaactctctggttcaagtgattctcctgcctcagcctcccgagtagctgggatcacaggcatgtgccaccacatccagctaatttttatatttttagtagagacaggttttcaccaggttggccaggatggtctcgatctcctgaccttgtgatccacccgcctcggcttcccaaagtgctgggattacgggtttctgccaccacacccagccatcttcCCTCTTTTTTAGACAACTATTTTGTCCTGAcctttatttgtcttttattgtcCTGTTCCTCTCCTCTACATGGCTCTCCCCCTCAGCTTATCCCATGCCCCATTTATTTAAACAATTCAAATAGGAAGTTTTCACTCATTTCCTCTGTCCCCTTTGCCATAAATGGAGAAACGTGTCTTCTCCATCTAAAGATCAGTCTGCTCTGTGTGAATTTGTGACTGTGCCCTTCTGTCATCTCATCACCCTATTCTATATTAATCtctccttttctgctttttttttttttttttttttttttgagatggagtcttgctcttgttgcccaggctggaatgcagtggcacgatcttggcttactgcaaccttcgcctcccgggttcaagtgattctcctgcctcagcatcctgagtagctgggactacaggtgctcgccaccttgcccagctaatttttgtattttttagtagagacagggtttcaccatggccaggctggtcttgaactcctgaactcaggtgatctgcccgcctcgatctcccaaagtgctgggattacatgtgtgagccactgggcccagactgcttgtttcttttctcattgcTTGCAAGCACCATTTGGTATTTCTCGTTCTTCAAAACAAACCTGAAAGCTTTCCCTTAACCTTACATTGCTCTCTAACAAGttatttatttctctgcttttctttggaGCTAAACTTCTTAAGAGTTTCATCTACAGGTCCTGCATTCACTTCTCTCTCATTCACATTTTGACCAACTgcaatttggtttcttttttcataCCACTCGGAAGCTGCTCTCCTCAGTATGAAGTTACCTTCATACTACTAAAAGCATGGACATTTTCCtgccttcatctttttttttaacctctcagCAGTATTTGACTACAAAATGACCACTCTGTCCTTTAAGAAACAGTCTCCTCTCCTGCTTAATGTAGTCACATCTGATACAACTTTCCCCATAACCTTTTatgcattttctgttttcatgcaTATCAGCCCGACTTGCAACTGTCAGTATCTCCAGTCTTTCAACAACTGCTTGTGAAATACCCCTGTACAGGGCAATCCAGAAATGCCAGAAAATTATCAGCTGTCTCTGGATCATCTGTCAACTACGGGGGAAGCTGGATAAATAGTCCAGGTCCTTTGAGCCTCATGTAGAATAACTTTGAGGCTTggtaatattttttttcctgtggtaaTTCCCTTATTTGCAGTTCAAGGCTATTATGGGAAGAAAACATAAATGGATGTTAGTTCTTCAAGGTTTTTACTGTAACTGTGCACCCTTTCATTCTTCAAGGTTTTTCTGTAACACTGCACCTTCAGGACCTGATgcccaattaaacatttttttaagttttttgtttttttttttttaataaaaactaaatgctattttttcttctacttttagtTGATGTGtaataattattcatatttaGAAGAtgcagagtgatattttgatacatgtatacaatgtgtaatgatcaaatcagggtaattagcatatctatcacctcaaacatttgtcatttttttatattGGGAACATTCAGAATCGTCTCTTCTAGCTAgttgaaaatatacagtaaatgatTGTTAACTACtgtcaccctacagtgctatagaacagtGGAccccttttggcaccagggaccagttttgtggaatacAGTTTTTTCGACGAGGTGAAGGTGGtggtggggatggtttcaggatgaaactgttccacctcaggtcatcaggcattagagtctcacAACGAACACACatcctagatccctcacatgcacagttcacaatagggttcatgctcctatgagactctaatgccttggctgatctgacaagaggtggagctcaggtggtgatGCTTGCACACCTGCTGTTCACCTtttgctgtgcagcctggttcctaacaggccatggaccagtacccaTTGGctgcccaggggttggggacccctgctatagGATGCTGGAACTTTTTCCTCCTATCTAGGTGTAATTTTCTATCTGTTAACCAACCTCTCTCtatcctcctttcccttcccagcctctagtaatcaTTATTCTACAGTCTACTTCTATGAactcaacttttttagctcctgcttatgaatgaaaacatgtggtatttatctttttgtgtctATTTCACATAACGGAATGTAACATGTCCCCCAGGCTCATCCATGAGTCTGAGGCTTATTTGTAGCCTGGCTGCTGGGCTTCCCTGTGGGATTGTCCTCTGAGCAAACAGAACACAGCCATCCTGCTGGCCATCAGTTGATAGATGATCTCATGATAATAACAGGTTATAACTCACCTTTTCTTGGATTTCTTGCTCTCCTGATTTCTACATTtctccactgattttttttaaggaggaaTTGTCTCTCAACTAAACTATTATATTCAAATCTTTGCTGGAGCTCTGCTCTGCTGGGGGTCTGCTTTAAGACTCCAGAGTCTTATTCTCCTGTTTTGATCTGACTTATCTTATTGGTCCTTTTAAGTCGTTTCCTCTTATCTGATCTCTTATCTCTTAATATTGAAACTCACTAGAATTTAATTCTAgtcctctttttttctcatattattCCAACCCACCATGGTTTACCACTTTCTGTACTTTAAATGCTATCCATAAgcaatcacatttattgatttgcatacgtcGAACCAACCTTGCATTACAAGGATAAAGGCTACTTGAtcgtagtggataagctttttgatgtgctgctggatttagtttgctactattttgttcaggatttttgcactgatgttcatcaaggatactggcctgaaattttttttttcttgtgtctctgctaggttttggtctcaggatgatgctggcctcatagaataagttaaaGTTGAGTCCTGCCTTCTCAATTTTGggtgaatagtttcagtaggaatgataccagctcttctttgtatatctggtagaattcagctgtgaattcatctggtcctgggcttttcattTTCATCCTTTCTTTCTAGGTTTCGTATCAGTCTCagtatgctctctctctctctccgtccctctctttttctacatttctccttttctccataCAACTTCTTTGATGGCACATAGCACAATTTTAATATACACCTTTTGTTCTCCTGTTTGTCTCTTTCAATGGCTTTTTGTACTTGACATCATATTAGTCTAGATGTCAGTCAGTgtaaatttttgaatgaatgaaaagttgTTATGTTGATGCCAGAGTTAAAAATTTGACCTATATTTTATTCTCTACAGGTAGCTTTGAACCCCCAAAATGTTGGAAGAATAATATAGGACATTGCAGAAGACGATGTTTAGATACTGAAAGGTACATACTTCTTTGTAGGAACAAGCTATCATGCtgcatttatataataatatcacATGAATATACTCGACGACCAGCATTTCCTATGATTCACCTAGAGGATATAACATTTGATTATAGTGATGTGGACTCTTTTACTGGTTCCCCAGTATCTATGTTGAATGATCTGATAACATTTGACACAACTAAATTTGGAGAAACCATGACACCTGAGACCAATACTCCTGAGACTACTATGCCACCATCTGAGACCACTACTCCCGAGACTACTATGCCACCATCTGAGACCGCTACTTCCGAGACTATGCCACCGCTTTCTCAGACAGCTCTTACTCATAATTAATTAACATTTACTTCTGGTATGGAAGAACTAGAAATACTGCTGGAAATAATACCCAAAGAGCTCATTCTACCAATCCAATTTCACCAGGAAAATTCCATCAGGGATTGGATGACCATGGGGATGGACATAATTGCTACTACCAACACAACAGCCAAGAGAGTTGCCTTACAATTAGAAATGTGTAGACAGAAATGTATAGAAGATACAAGGATTTTCTTAATTGGACTTAAATTCTTTATCTGTCTTCCTCCGATGTACTCAAATATatgagctaatttttgtcttaagTGAACATTTGTATGTCTATGTATTTTTccatgccaaaaacaaaaacgaagacCATTGTTTGGAGCTGCCTATTATGACTAAGACATGAAGTTTTACTTTAACAGTGCCTGGCCCACTACTATCATATATAGGAGAACATATAAAAGCATATAGAAAGTTCCAGATGAATGTTCCCTTCTCTACCCTCCACCTTTTATTGTAAGTTCTGACCCTAAATACTTTTCTGTGTCATGACGTCAAATTTTGTTTAAGGTTCTAGCTGGTAACTAACAGAGTCAGAAGCTAATTCTTTCATTCAGCACAAGCACTGATCTAACTGGATAGAGATAAAAGTGGGACTTGCCTTGAGAGTACATCATATTAGATTAAAAGCTGCATCTCAAATTCTACTTATCTTTCCAATCTTCTTTCCACTTAGAATTCCAACTTCCAAGTATGGCAGCCTCATAACATGCCTCTTCAGGTCTCTGTGCTGTCCATGAATGTTAGTTGTGTGCAGTGTTTCTATGCTTTCTATGGCTGTACGCATGTGACTGCTGTTTGTATGGCAACAGGTGGGTCAGTAAGTGTCTTCTATGATACTACAGAGAAGCGGTTATTAACTATAAAGttgattaggtttttttttttttttttttttttttgagacagagtctagctctgtcgcccaagctggag is from Pan troglodytes isolate AG18354 chromosome 4, NHGRI_mPanTro3-v2.0_pri, whole genome shotgun sequence and encodes:
- the LOC112204040 gene encoding beta-defensin 125, whose amino-acid sequence is MNILMLTFIICGLLTQVTKGSFEPPKCWKNNIGHCRRRCLDTERYILLCRNKLSCCIYIIISHEYTRRPAFPMIHLEDITFDYSDVDSFTGSPVSMLNDLITFDTTKFGETMTPETNTPETTMPPSETTTPETTMPPSETATSETMPPLSQTALTHN